A stretch of the Nothobranchius furzeri strain GRZ-AD chromosome 5, NfurGRZ-RIMD1, whole genome shotgun sequence genome encodes the following:
- the LOC139069950 gene encoding sesquipedalian-1-like, whose amino-acid sequence MKIHEKIMTHYLSCTSPVDKEGYLYKRFSSNTRSHKEQTATYHRRWFVLKANLLFYQDRPADRHLLGVIVLERFAVQCSKSDGPFSFSLVFGPGLKTYRLAAGHHFTQESWVKALLPANHCFLSQLVIDLGRQYEEAKQQQGPGDSSSSACPLYPNSLLLPVQVTSTVIREGRSFSTSAVLQAPSIPTKAVVPKKSPKLWPRRNAYVTPLNGPAPLFGKWPLVGSDPLVEFSKLHYHYGQEVKKARDEWLRSRQPQEDNSDQDLIDLE is encoded by the exons ATGAAGATCCACGAGAAGATTATGACCCATTATCTATCATGCACCTCGCCAGTGGATAAAGAAGGATATCTCTACAAAAGGTTTTCATCAAACACAAGATCTCAT AAAGAGCAAACTGCCACCTATCATCGGCGATGGTTTGTCCTGAAGGCTAATCTGCTCTTCTACCAGGACCGTCCAGCCGATCGACATCTGCTGGGCGTCATTGTGCTGGAGAGGTTTGCAGTTCAGTGCTCGAAGTCAGATGGACCGTTTTCCTTCTCCCTTGTGTTTGGGCCTGGACTCAAAACCTACAGATTAGCAGCTGGACATCACTTCACTCAGGAGAGCTGGGTGAAAGCGTTGCTCCCAGCTAACCACTGTTTCCTGTCGCAGCTGGTGATAGATCTGGGGAGGCAGTATGAAG AAGCTAAACAACAACAAGGACCTGGTGACTCCAGCTCCTCTGCCTGTCCCCTCTATCCAAACAGCCTCTTGTTACCTGTACAGGTGACATCAACAGTCATCAGAGAGGGGAGGAGCTTCAGCACCAGTGCCGTGCTACAAGCCCCATCAATACCAACTAAAGCAGTAGTACCCAAAAAGTCTCCCAAACTGTGGCCAAGGAGGAATGCTTATGTGACGCCACTCAATGGACCGGCCCCTTTGTTCGGCAAATGGCCTTTGGTGGGGTCCGATCCACTGGTGGAGTTCAGTAAACTCCATTATCATTATGGTCAGGAAGTAAAGAAAGCAAGAGATGAATGGCTGAGGAGTCGGCAACCACAGGAGGACAACAGTGATCAAGATCTAATCGACTTGGAGTGA